One Vigna unguiculata cultivar IT97K-499-35 chromosome 11, ASM411807v1, whole genome shotgun sequence DNA window includes the following coding sequences:
- the LOC114170514 gene encoding aspartic proteinase CDR1-like: protein MITTMSHSSTLVLLLLLSLHSITFSEALKGGFSVEIIHRDSSKSPFYSSTETQFQRVANAVRRSINRANHFNKNTPKTNLTQNDGEYLLSYSIGTPPFHVYGIADTGSDMIWLQCKPCKTCYNQTTPMFDPSKSSTYTTLPYSSKTCKSVQDTSAGGDNCEYTISYGDGSLSQGDLSVETLTLDSTNGSSIQFPRTVIGCGRNNTVSFEGKGSGVVGLGRGPVSFISQLGSSIGGKFSYCLAPMTNASSRLNFGDAAVVSGKGTVSTPILSLGPVFYYLTLEAFSVGNKRIGFGRSESESESDGEGNIIIDSGTTLTLLPENVYSKLESAVADAIELDRVKDPTKQLSLCYESSFGDLNAPVIMAHFRGADVKLNAVNTFVEVEEGVVCLAFMSSKLGAIFGNLAQINLLVGYDLEKKIVSFKPKDCTNQ from the coding sequence ATGATAACAACAATGTCACATTCCTCAACCCtagttcttcttcttcttctgtctCTTCACAGCATCACTTTCTCAGAGGCTCTCAAAGGAGGGTTCAGTGTGGAAATCATCCACCGTGACTCATCAAAATCACCCTTTTACAGTTCCACAGAGACCCAATTCCAACGAGTCGCTAATGCAGTGCGTCGTTCCATTAATCGTGCCAATCATTTCAACAAGAACACACCTAAGACCAATTTAACACAAAACGATGGTGAGTACCTTCTGAGCTATTCAATCGGAACACCACCGTTTCATGTTTATGGGATTGCTGATACAGGAAGTGACATGATTTGGTTGCAGTGTAAACCTTGTAAAACCTGTTACAACCAAACCACACCAATGTTTGATCCTTCAAAATCCAGCACATACACAACCCTTCCTTACTCTTCCAAAACATGTAAATCAGTGCAAGATACCTCTGCAGGTGGAGACAATTGTGAATATACCATTTCCTATGGTGATGGGTCACTGTCACAAGGGGATCTTAGTGTGGAGACCCTCACTTTAGACTCCACCAATGGCTCTTCAATCCAATTTCCCAGAACTGTGATAGGATGTGGAAGAAACAACACTGTGTCCTTTGAGGGAAAGGGCTCTGGTGTAGTTGGCCTTGGGAGAGGACCTGTGTCCTTTATATCTCAATTGGGTTCTTCAATTGGTGGAAAATTTTCCTACTGTTTGGCACCAATGACTAATGCTTCTAGCAGACTCAATTTTGGAGATGCTGCAGTGGTTTCTGGGAAAGGGACTGTGTCAACTCCAATACTCTCACTTGGACCAGTATTTTACTACCTAACATTGGAAGCATTCAGTGTGGGAAACAAGAGAATAGGGTTTGGAAGATCTGAATCTGAATCTGAATCTGATGGAGAGGGAAACATCATAATTGACTCAGGTACAACACTCACTCTTTTGCCAGAAAATGTTTACTCAAAGTTGGAATCAGCAGTGGCAGATGCAATTGAATTGGATCGTGTGAAGGATCCAACTAAGCAGTTGAGCCTCTGCTATGAAAGCAGTTTTGGTGATCTGAATGCACCAGTGATTATGGCACATTTTAGAGGTGCAGATGTGAAGTTGAATGCTGTGAACACATTTGTTGAAGTGGAAGAAGGAGTAGTGTGCTTGGCTTTCATGTCAAGTAAACTTGGTGCCATCTTTGGGAATTTGGCTCAGATAAACCTTTTGGTTGGCTATGAcctagaaaagaaaatagtCTCCTTCAAACCCAAAGACTGTACTAACCAGTGA
- the LOC114170582 gene encoding protein PELPK1-like translates to MRKGSSLYSALLCFCLLLLANLGSVLSISQISGNEVNKDGKVVNEELGKVNVEGDDEESKFKGLFPKPIPFAKPIPKPVPLIKPIPIPFYKKPTPKPIPDIKPIPSEEAKFKGIFPKPIPIVKPVPKIIPVVKPIPILKPVPKIIPIVKPIPILKPVPKVVPIVKPIPIIKPVPKVVPIVKPIPILKPVPKPIVKPIPVLKPVPEPFVKPIPKPFAVKNPIPTIESEEFLKPKPFFKKSIPKLPFYPKFKKPFLPKLPIQKPIPSP, encoded by the exons ATGAGAAAGGGTTCTTCTCTCTACTCTGCACTCTTGTGCTTCTGCTTGTTGCTACTTGCCAACTTAGGTTCTGTTCTTTCCATATCTCAAATTTCAG GCAATGAAGTGAACAAGGATGGGAAGGTTGTGAATGAAGAATTAGGAAAAGTAAATGTAGAAGGAGACGATGAAGAATCAAAGTTCAAAGGGTTGTTTCCTAAACCAATTCCATTTGCTAAACCTATTCCAAAGCCAGTTCCTCTCATTAAACCTATTCCTATTCCATTTTACAAGAAACCTACACCAAAACCAATTCCAGATATTAAGCCAATTCCCAGTGAAGAAGCAAAATTCAAAGGTATTTTCCCAAAACCTATTCCCATAGTTAAGCCAGTACCAAAGATAATTCCTGTTGTTAAGCCAATTCCTATTCTTAAACCTGTTCCAAAGATAATTCCTATTGTTAAACCAATTCCTATTCTTAAACCTGTTCCAAAGGTAGTTCCCATTGTTAAGCCAATTCCTATTATTAAACCTGTTCCAAAGGTAGTTCCCATTGTTAAGCCAATTCCTATTCTTAAACCTGTTCCAAAGCCAATTGTTAAGCCAATTCCTGTCCTTAAACCTGTTCCGGAACCATTTGTTAAGCCAATTCCTAAACCATTTGCTGTGAAAAACCCTATTCCTACCATTGAGTCAGAGGAATTCTTAAAACCAAAGCCTTTTTTCAAGAAGTCTATTCCTAAACTACCATTTTATCCCAAATTCAAGAAACCATTTCTACCCAAATTGCCTATTCAGAAGCCAATTCCATCTCCTTAA
- the LOC114169375 gene encoding aspartic proteinase CDR1-like has protein sequence MTSISHSSQTILLLYLYFFSFSEAFNGGFTVEILHRDSPKSPFYRPTETQLHRVANAVRRSIHRANHFHQNFVSKNTAESSVTPDIGDYVMSYSVGTPEVKVFGIIDTGSDLVWTQCQPCKTCYNQTTPIFNSSKSTTYKTLPCSSTSCKSLSDNSCYSHKHKNCEYSILYEDGRYSHGDLGLETLTLGSTNGSSVKFPRTVIGCGRNNSVSSEEKSSGMVGLGHGSLSLISQLSSSVGGKFSYCLAPIYNKPSKLSFGEAAVVSGNHTVSTPLAYHGHYYLTLEALSVGKNRIEFGKSNEEGNIIIDSGTTLTFLPDDVYSKLESAVANEVKLKRVKDPLLSLCYKGALHELHAPVITAHFSGDADVKLSVDNSFIDSGDGVVCFAFMASKSSSIFGNFAQKNILVGYDLQKKTVSFKPTDCVQK, from the coding sequence ATGACATCAATCTCACATTCTTCTCAGACCATTCTTTTACTGTATCTTtacttcttctctttctcaGAGGCTTTCAATGGTGGTTTCACTGTGGAGATCCTCCACCGTGACTCACCAAAATCACCATTCTATCGTCCCACAGAAACTCAACTCCATCGAGTTGCCAATGCTGTTCGTCGTTCCATTCATCGTGCTAATCATTTCCACCAAAATTTTGTCTCTAAAAACACTGCTGAATCCAGTGTGACACCAGATATAGGTGACTACGTGATGAGTTATTCAGTTGGAACCCCAGAAGTTAAAGTTTTTGGCATTATTGACACAGGCAGTGATCTAGTTTGGACGCAGTGTCAACCTTGTAAAACTTGTTACAACCAAACCACACCAATCTTCAACTCTTCAAAATCCACCACCTACAAAACCCTTCCTTGTTCTTCCACTTCATGCAAATCACTGTCAGATAACTCTTGCTATtcacacaaacacaaaaacTGTGAATACAGTATTTTGTACGAGGATGGAAGATACTCACATGGAGATCTTGGTTTGGAGACACTCACCTTAGGCTCCACCAATGGCTCTTCTGTCAAATTTCCCAGAACTGTGATAGGATGTGGCCGTAACAACAGTGTTTCCTCTGAAGAGAAAAGTTCTGGCATGGTTGGTTTAGGTCATGGATCTTTGTCTCTGATATCTCAGTTGAGTTCTTCAGTAGGTGGAAAATTTTCTTATTGTCTTGCACCGATATATAACAAACCTAGCAAACTCAGTTTTGGAGAAGCTGCTGTGGTTTCTGGGAATCACACTGTTTCCACCCCACTAGCCTATCATGGTCATTACTATCTGACACTGGAAGCACTCAGTGTTGGAAAAAACAGAATAGAGTTTGGAAAATCTAATGAAGAGGGAAACATCATAATTGATTCTGGGACAACACTCACTTTTTTGCCGGATGATGTTTATTCAAAGCTGGAATCAGCAGTGGCAAATGAAGTTAAGTTAAAACGTGTTAAGGATCCATTGTTGAGCCTTTGCTACAAAGGTGCACTTCATGAACTGCATGCACCAGTGATAACAGCACATTTCAGTGGCGATGCAGATGTGAAGTTAAGTGTTGACAACTCCTTCATTGATTCGGGTGATGGAGTAGTTTGCTTTGCTTTCATGGCAAGTAAAAGCTCTTCGATCTTTGGAAACTTTGCTCAGAAAAACATCTTGGTTGGCTATGATCTGCAGAAGAAAACAGTCTCCTTTAAGCCAACAGATTGTGTTCAAAAGTGA